A genomic region of Sulfobacillus acidophilus DSM 10332 contains the following coding sequences:
- a CDS encoding type II secretion system protein E (PFAM: Type II/IV secretion system protein~COGs: COG4962 Flp pilus assembly protein ATPase CpaF~InterPro IPR001482~KEGG: bbe:BBR47_05700 hypothetical protein~PFAM: Type II secretion system protein E~SPTR: Putative uncharacterized protein) — MSNRDALYSYVESSQAVGALRRPRVAPSSLEDQLWKWLQEHKSDVLTHRESLPMDVVREAVIQGIATLNASPDQRQWLLQRVLNRLLGAGILEPWMQDPAITEIMMTGTKIRIERDGRYETVHKLSSATEAIQLADFLCSRADARYQPTIPYQTLIWPSNGARMNVVHHYYTGNDGPVITIRKRNQTAQLDIQDLIDRGMLNEEMAEWLIQVLRAKANAILAGPTGTGKTTVLRALAQAAIPRFERVITIEDIDELQMTDAFEDCVSLVGSDKADNELGIEVSIHQLFLNALRMRPDRIIIGEVRGKEAKDVLEVGVTEAGGMLLTVHLKNPSELFMRIQWMLLDGGYTFPVDYVREQVISAFDLVIQIARPADANGQLHRRIVEISELTEDKQIRPIFQWTGADWEQVNAPTDKIQRLFRQYGTLR; from the coding sequence ATGTCGAATCGGGATGCGTTGTATTCCTATGTCGAATCGAGTCAAGCGGTGGGGGCGCTCCGTCGCCCTCGCGTGGCTCCGTCCAGTTTGGAAGATCAATTATGGAAATGGTTGCAGGAACACAAATCCGACGTGTTAACCCATCGGGAATCCTTGCCGATGGATGTGGTGCGGGAAGCGGTCATCCAAGGGATTGCGACGCTGAACGCCAGTCCCGATCAACGCCAATGGCTGTTGCAACGGGTGCTCAATCGGTTGTTAGGCGCCGGGATTTTGGAACCGTGGATGCAAGATCCCGCTATTACGGAAATTATGATGACCGGGACGAAAATTCGGATTGAACGAGACGGGCGGTACGAAACGGTCCATAAACTCTCCAGTGCCACCGAAGCCATCCAATTGGCGGATTTTCTGTGCTCTCGGGCTGACGCCCGCTATCAACCCACCATACCGTACCAAACGCTCATTTGGCCGTCGAATGGCGCTCGCATGAACGTGGTGCATCACTATTACACCGGCAACGATGGCCCGGTCATTACCATTCGGAAGCGCAACCAAACCGCCCAGTTGGATATCCAAGATCTCATTGACCGGGGCATGTTGAACGAAGAGATGGCGGAATGGCTGATCCAGGTGCTCCGAGCGAAGGCCAACGCCATTCTCGCCGGGCCGACGGGAACGGGAAAAACGACCGTCCTGCGAGCGCTGGCCCAAGCGGCCATTCCCCGGTTTGAACGGGTCATTACCATCGAAGACATTGACGAACTGCAAATGACGGATGCGTTTGAGGATTGTGTCAGTCTGGTCGGCAGTGACAAGGCCGACAACGAATTGGGGATTGAAGTCTCCATTCACCAACTGTTTCTTAATGCCCTGCGGATGCGCCCGGACCGGATTATCATCGGGGAGGTGCGGGGCAAAGAAGCGAAAGACGTGTTGGAAGTGGGCGTCACCGAAGCCGGAGGCATGTTGCTCACCGTTCACCTAAAAAACCCGTCCGAACTCTTTATGCGGATTCAATGGATGCTGTTAGACGGCGGGTACACCTTTCCCGTGGATTATGTGCGGGAACAAGTGATATCTGCGTTTGATCTGGTGATTCAAATTGCTCGGCCCGCCGATGCCAACGGACAACTCCACCGGCGGATTGTGGAAATTTCCGAACTCACCGAGGACAAACAGATCCGACCGATTTTTCAGTGGACAGGCGCGGATTGGGAACAAGTCAATGCCCCGACCGACAAAATTCAACGGCTCTTTCGGCAATATGGGACCTTGCGATAA
- a CDS encoding protein of unknown function DUF805 (PFAM: Protein of unknown function (DUF805)~COGs: COG3152 membrane protein~InterPro IPR008523~KEGG: cro:ROD_47701 hypothetical protein~PFAM: Protein of unknown function DUF805~SPTR: Putative membrane protein) — translation MWASYIQAWKHYAVFEGRVDRKTFWEFFLITSLVKMVAWVWSIKLFMLYALVSLFPQMGMEIRRLHDTNRSGWWLLIDLVPLAGIIALIVWWAQPGMTGANRYGPPPTPGGLLSSDVAPSLPPEI, via the coding sequence ATGTGGGCGTCCTATATCCAAGCGTGGAAACACTATGCCGTTTTTGAGGGCCGGGTAGATCGCAAGACTTTTTGGGAATTTTTTCTGATCACCAGTCTCGTGAAGATGGTGGCTTGGGTCTGGAGTATTAAGCTGTTCATGCTTTATGCGCTGGTGTCGCTGTTTCCGCAAATGGGGATGGAGATTCGGCGGCTGCACGACACCAATCGATCCGGGTGGTGGCTCCTCATCGATCTCGTACCGTTGGCGGGCATTATCGCCTTGATTGTGTGGTGGGCACAACCGGGGATGACGGGGGCGAATCGCTATGGCCCGCCGCCTACCCCAGGTGGACTGTTATCTTCCGACGTGGCTCCGTCGTTGCCACCGGAAATTTAG
- a CDS encoding Type II secretion system F domain protein (PFAM: Bacterial type II secretion system protein F domain~InterPro IPR018076~KEGG: cfl:Cfla_1237 type II secretion system F domain protein~PFAM: Type II secretion system F domain~SPTR: Type II secretion system F domain protein) produces the protein MTALDLLGHISLLGGLAAAGWWAAPRPRPRSWWASQGDARYRQALQWLWQRLTAQATRQAAEVMGLNGPRLIGLLLGGGVFAFLWLVGLFRVAWPLALGIVGVGVLLIPNRWIARRYARWQTRLAAGLSGLANRLMILFDLGRPLLGALKQAAPQTPSPLKNELYRVIARLEEGWPVDQALQGMDARAHRMEVTTFATTLSLSTGRRLTSETLVPLTTMLASQHLQTQEQLTGSAEQVASTIPILAFFGLMIVGLTILLIQSFSGFGGLSGL, from the coding sequence ATGACCGCGTTAGATCTCTTGGGTCATATCAGTTTGTTGGGGGGATTGGCCGCCGCCGGCTGGTGGGCGGCCCCCCGCCCCCGGCCCCGATCCTGGTGGGCATCGCAAGGGGATGCCCGATATCGTCAGGCGTTGCAGTGGCTTTGGCAACGCCTGACCGCGCAAGCAACCCGGCAAGCGGCCGAGGTGATGGGGCTGAATGGCCCTCGGCTCATCGGTCTATTATTGGGAGGCGGCGTCTTCGCCTTTTTGTGGCTCGTGGGATTATTTCGGGTGGCGTGGCCGCTGGCTCTCGGCATCGTCGGCGTCGGAGTGCTGCTGATTCCCAATCGGTGGATAGCCCGTCGCTATGCTCGGTGGCAAACTCGCCTCGCGGCCGGGCTGTCGGGGTTGGCAAATCGTCTGATGATTTTATTTGACTTAGGACGCCCGTTGTTAGGGGCGCTGAAACAAGCCGCCCCGCAAACGCCGTCGCCTCTGAAAAACGAACTCTACCGGGTCATTGCCCGATTAGAAGAAGGATGGCCGGTCGATCAAGCGTTGCAGGGGATGGACGCTCGGGCGCATCGCATGGAAGTGACCACGTTTGCCACCACCTTGTCCTTAAGTACCGGACGTCGGTTGACGAGCGAGACGTTGGTTCCGCTGACCACGATGCTGGCTAGTCAACACCTGCAAACCCAAGAGCAACTCACCGGATCCGCAGAACAAGTGGCGTCCACCATTCCCATCTTAGCCTTTTTCGGCTTGATGATTGTGGGCCTCACCATTTTACTCATCCAATCGTTCAGCGGCTTCGGGGGTCTTAGCGGGTTATAA
- a CDS encoding DNA polymerase beta domain protein region (PFAM: Nucleotidyltransferase domain~InterPro IPR002934~KEGG: rca:Rcas_0576 DNA polymerase subunit beta~PFAM: Nucleotidyltransferase~SPTR: DNA polymerase beta domain protein region) has product MGTLHQEESIIQNYVQRIVQNGHPLGVILFGSYARGTANENSDVDLLIIEATPDTHHRRAVMYRQILRPRTIPVDVLVLTPQEIRDGYHRKIPLLRDVLKEGRWMYGNPRRAGLTLLVDIDGILNGHYRPSLEGALFFGGPGRRMGNRARTRFRRVAISVMIQNLFDILMSPELCSITKKVKNNSGVRPPRPEGG; this is encoded by the coding sequence ATGGGAACCTTACATCAAGAAGAATCGATCATCCAAAATTATGTTCAACGCATCGTGCAAAACGGCCATCCTTTGGGGGTCATTTTGTTTGGTTCTTACGCCCGAGGGACGGCTAATGAAAACAGCGATGTGGATTTGTTAATTATTGAGGCAACGCCCGACACGCATCATCGTCGGGCGGTGATGTATCGACAAATCTTGCGGCCCCGAACGATTCCCGTTGATGTGTTGGTGCTGACACCGCAAGAAATTCGGGATGGCTATCATCGTAAGATACCTCTGCTAAGAGATGTTCTGAAGGAGGGGCGGTGGATGTATGGGAATCCAAGACGGGCGGGACTTACACTTTTAGTGGACATAGACGGAATTTTAAACGGACATTATCGCCCCTCCTTGGAAGGGGCGTTATTTTTTGGTGGTCCAGGCAGGAGAATGGGTAACCGGGCGCGAACTCGGTTCAGGCGTGTCGCGATCAGCGTCATGATCCAAAATCTGTTTGACATTCTCATGAGTCCGGAGCTATGCTCAATAACAAAGAAAGTCAAAAACAATTCCGGGGTTCGCCCGCCCCGGCCCGAAGGAGGATGA
- a CDS encoding hypothetical protein (KEGG: dwi:Dwil_GK24884 GK24884 gene product from transcript GK24884-RA~SPTR: GK24884): protein MASKTLKMAGAGAGVILGLLLTSMAHPRVPTTSVAVVTAPIPADTAIPANAVKSLTLPTLTANRWHLLPPSAVIGRSVGIPLTPGSTIPAAIVHPWSVPPGMVALPISLMYSAAYQIEPGMRVAVFTSSQNPQNPSQLINPRALVVAVDFPASTSTDPQTMGVVVLAVPPAQATQILGQTIVLAASRLSGGGPTALGASIVPDTSSSGAIGVSSSPKPTKG from the coding sequence TTGGCATCCAAAACCCTCAAAATGGCCGGCGCGGGAGCCGGTGTCATCTTGGGACTATTGTTGACGAGCATGGCGCATCCCCGCGTCCCGACGACATCGGTTGCCGTCGTGACGGCTCCGATCCCGGCAGACACGGCAATCCCCGCTAACGCGGTCAAATCATTAACGCTCCCTACGCTCACCGCCAATCGGTGGCATTTATTGCCCCCCTCGGCGGTGATCGGACGAAGTGTCGGGATTCCCTTAACCCCTGGCAGTACAATCCCCGCCGCGATTGTGCATCCGTGGAGTGTACCACCGGGGATGGTCGCGTTGCCGATCTCTTTGATGTACTCTGCGGCGTATCAAATCGAACCAGGGATGCGGGTGGCCGTTTTTACCAGTAGTCAAAACCCCCAAAATCCCAGTCAACTCATTAACCCTCGAGCCTTGGTGGTCGCCGTAGATTTTCCGGCCAGCACATCTACCGATCCTCAAACAATGGGGGTGGTGGTTCTGGCCGTGCCTCCGGCTCAAGCAACACAAATTCTCGGCCAAACCATTGTCTTGGCCGCCTCCCGCTTATCCGGCGGGGGGCCAACCGCGTTAGGGGCCTCGATAGTGCCAGACACGTCCTCGTCGGGTGCTATCGGCGTCTCATCCTCACCGAAGCCCACTAAAGGTTAA